One genomic region from Sinorhizobium numidicum encodes:
- a CDS encoding MmgE/PrpD family protein encodes MSLTQDVAGTIARLTYDALPQNVCDKAKLLVLDLVGCMIAGSRTRGAVQLMPHLTTTDSGGCCTVFGTSLRFHPGNAAHANANSASMLTLDDSYVLFGHPGSSVIPAALAVAEEIDASGKDLLAAIVGGYEMSLRLGAAIRPSEKRDREVKGLGTWQIYGACTAAGLLHRFNAEQMADAYGLVPMHAPLPFLRKFHSRPMSLLKNNYGWANKGAIMAVDLVRTGFHGNRTIFDGDDGFWVMAGSDRFDPDGMLDRWGERYFTLETGFRAFGVCRWIHTSIDALRSILARQTFTRDDIVSIRVETVSEFVRDFNGPWPESTIEAAFHIPYALALELHDKSSSSGLREEDLADEELKKTAAKISLSSDASADEKFYAKKLLPARVTVALKNGATHSAEAEIPTGAPGGPAFGQAEIEAKFLSLATPHIGEANAKRLMGDLLQLEALSVRKALQFCVVA; translated from the coding sequence ATGTCACTCACTCAAGACGTCGCCGGTACAATCGCTAGGTTGACCTATGATGCACTTCCTCAGAATGTTTGTGACAAAGCAAAGCTTCTTGTTCTGGACCTGGTGGGCTGCATGATCGCGGGGAGCCGAACGCGCGGCGCCGTGCAGTTGATGCCGCACCTGACCACTACGGATTCCGGCGGTTGTTGCACGGTATTCGGCACATCGTTGCGGTTCCATCCCGGTAATGCCGCCCACGCTAACGCCAATAGCGCCAGCATGCTCACTCTTGACGACTCCTATGTGCTTTTTGGTCACCCGGGTTCTTCGGTGATTCCGGCCGCTCTTGCAGTCGCCGAAGAGATTGATGCCTCGGGCAAGGACCTGCTTGCGGCGATCGTTGGCGGCTACGAAATGTCACTGCGCCTGGGTGCCGCCATCAGGCCCAGTGAAAAGCGCGACCGCGAAGTCAAGGGTCTCGGGACTTGGCAAATTTATGGCGCCTGCACCGCGGCGGGCCTTTTGCATCGATTCAATGCTGAGCAAATGGCCGATGCCTATGGCCTTGTTCCGATGCATGCTCCGTTGCCGTTCCTGCGCAAGTTCCACTCGAGGCCCATGAGCCTTTTAAAGAACAATTATGGTTGGGCGAACAAAGGCGCGATCATGGCGGTAGATCTCGTGCGCACTGGCTTTCACGGCAACCGTACCATCTTTGACGGCGATGACGGATTTTGGGTGATGGCCGGTTCTGACCGCTTTGACCCCGATGGGATGCTTGACCGATGGGGTGAGCGCTATTTCACCCTCGAGACCGGGTTTAGAGCCTTTGGCGTGTGTCGGTGGATACACACCTCGATCGACGCGCTTCGTTCGATATTGGCGCGCCAAACCTTCACCCGCGATGACATCGTTTCCATTCGAGTCGAAACCGTTTCTGAGTTTGTCCGCGACTTCAACGGGCCATGGCCGGAGTCCACGATCGAGGCCGCGTTTCACATCCCCTATGCGCTCGCCCTGGAGCTGCATGACAAGTCCTCCTCCAGTGGGCTCCGGGAGGAAGACCTTGCAGATGAGGAATTAAAGAAAACTGCAGCGAAGATTAGCCTCTCTAGCGACGCCTCCGCCGACGAAAAGTTTTACGCGAAGAAGCTCTTGCCGGCTCGCGTCACCGTCGCTCTCAAGAATGGCGCCACCCATTCCGCTGAGGCAGAGATTCCGACCGGCGCCCCTGGTGGGCCTGCGTTCGGTCAAGCGGAGATCGAAGCCAAGTTTCTTTCTCTGGCAACACCGCACATAGGCGAAGCCAACGCAAAGCGTCTGATGGGAGACCTCCTTCAGTTGGAGGCTCTCTCCGTGCGCAAAGCACTGCAATTCTGCGTCGTGGCGTGA